Proteins from a single region of Sphingopyxis sp. BSN-002:
- a CDS encoding nuclear transport factor 2 family protein gives MSPLLFWSILVTAVPAAAQAGEPVAAVATSPEAQLAELVAVDKAFAEKARDLPFPDAVAAMLAPDAVLPARGAKPFLRSRDEILAYLKANPTAAEARAEWIPVRGGISADGRQGFTAGYLTITQPDGTKQPGKYMTYWGRTAEGWRALAYKRAPRPEGAVESLFRPLGLPDAAAWRGAAQQDALETLLAAERAFAAKAQVVGVGPAFAEYGRVDAINMGAGAGYTESAAAIAAGFDPEPVPGLSIDWGPDFGIVSAAGDLGVSFGRITPKQRPPGLAPDAPIPSSPFFTIWHRDTPTGPWRYIAE, from the coding sequence ATGTCGCCTCTTCTGTTCTGGTCGATCCTTGTCACGGCGGTTCCGGCTGCCGCGCAAGCGGGCGAGCCCGTTGCCGCTGTCGCAACCAGCCCGGAAGCGCAGCTTGCCGAGCTGGTGGCAGTCGACAAGGCTTTCGCCGAAAAGGCGCGCGACTTGCCGTTCCCCGATGCGGTCGCCGCAATGCTGGCGCCCGATGCCGTGCTGCCGGCACGCGGAGCCAAGCCTTTCCTGCGTTCGCGCGACGAGATTCTCGCCTATCTGAAGGCAAATCCGACGGCGGCCGAGGCGCGCGCCGAATGGATACCGGTACGTGGCGGCATTTCGGCCGATGGCAGGCAGGGTTTCACTGCGGGCTATCTCACGATCACCCAGCCCGATGGGACAAAGCAACCCGGAAAATATATGACCTATTGGGGCCGCACGGCGGAAGGCTGGCGCGCGCTCGCCTACAAGCGCGCGCCGCGGCCCGAGGGGGCGGTGGAAAGCCTGTTCCGCCCTCTGGGACTGCCTGACGCCGCGGCATGGCGCGGCGCGGCGCAGCAAGACGCCTTGGAAACATTGCTTGCCGCCGAGCGCGCCTTTGCGGCGAAGGCGCAGGTCGTCGGCGTCGGTCCGGCCTTTGCCGAATATGGCCGCGTCGACGCGATCAATATGGGCGCGGGCGCAGGCTATACCGAAAGCGCTGCCGCGATCGCCGCCGGCTTCGACCCCGAACCCGTGCCCGGCCTGTCGATCGACTGGGGTCCGGACTTCGGTATCGTCTCGGCCGCCGGCGATCTTGGCGTCAGCTTCGGCCGGATCACGCCGAAGCAGCGCCCGCCCGGGCTTGCGCCTGACGCGCCGATCCCGTCATCACCCTTTTTCACGATCTGGCATCGTGATACGCCGACCGGTCCGTGGCGCTATATCGCCGAGTAG
- the gcvH gene encoding glycine cleavage system protein GcvH, producing MPRYYTEEHEWIDVDGDVATVGITDFAQEQLGDIVFVEVPDTGAELSQGGDAAVVESVKAASDVYAPVDGVVTEGNGQLEEDPALVNSDPEGEGWFFRMTLTDKSQLDALMNAQAYKDFIADL from the coding sequence ATGCCGCGTTATTACACCGAAGAACATGAGTGGATCGACGTCGACGGCGATGTCGCGACGGTCGGCATCACCGACTTCGCGCAGGAGCAGCTTGGCGACATCGTCTTCGTCGAGGTTCCCGACACCGGCGCCGAACTGAGCCAGGGCGGGGACGCGGCCGTGGTCGAATCGGTGAAGGCCGCGAGCGATGTCTACGCCCCGGTCGACGGCGTCGTCACCGAGGGCAATGGCCAGCTCGAGGAAGATCCCGCGCTGGTGAACAGCGATCCCGAAGGCGAAGGCTGGTTCTTCCGCATGACGCTGACCGACAAGAGCCAGCTCGACGCGCTGATGAACGCGCAGGCTTACAAGGATTTCATCGCCGACCTGTGA
- a CDS encoding glycosyltransferase, with protein MTDAALANCRLMVATPIYEGAQGTYVRAALALALRAQAIGLSVRFEFILYQPSITRARNVLTAMFLASDCTHMLFVDADIDFAPDDIFSLIRAMDANPEVGVLGSAYPRRMISWHNVARAVEAGLAKDNPAELARYAGEFALHFLNPNQNFKLTELVELSRLGTAMMLIRREVLEGLRKALPELVFRPDPLERQTHGIGELEAAFFCPLIEPESQALLSDDYAFCRRVRDAGFRIWLAPWVRTTHAGPTVFTGSLADTAQIFTAKPASSPE; from the coding sequence ATGACCGACGCCGCGCTTGCCAATTGCCGCCTGATGGTGGCGACACCGATCTATGAAGGCGCGCAGGGGACCTATGTCCGCGCGGCGCTCGCGCTCGCGCTCCGCGCGCAGGCAATCGGCCTGTCGGTGCGTTTCGAATTCATCCTCTACCAGCCGTCGATCACGCGGGCGCGCAACGTCCTGACCGCAATGTTCCTCGCGAGCGATTGCACGCACATGCTGTTCGTCGATGCCGATATAGATTTCGCGCCGGACGACATTTTTTCGCTGATCCGGGCGATGGATGCGAATCCCGAAGTCGGGGTGCTCGGCAGCGCCTATCCGCGGCGGATGATCAGCTGGCACAATGTCGCGCGGGCGGTCGAGGCAGGGCTGGCCAAGGACAATCCCGCCGAACTCGCGCGCTATGCGGGCGAGTTCGCGCTGCACTTCCTGAACCCGAACCAGAATTTCAAGCTGACCGAGCTTGTCGAACTGTCGCGGCTCGGCACCGCGATGATGCTGATCCGCCGCGAGGTGCTTGAGGGACTGCGCAAGGCGTTGCCCGAGCTCGTTTTCCGGCCCGACCCGCTCGAGCGACAGACGCACGGCATCGGCGAGCTGGAAGCGGCCTTCTTTTGCCCGCTGATCGAACCCGAAAGTCAGGCTTTGCTGTCGGATGACTATGCCTTTTGTCGCCGCGTTCGGGATGCGGGCTTTCGCATCTGGCTCGCACCATGGGTCCGGACCACGCACGCGGGTCCGACGGTCTTCACCGGATCACTGGCCGATACCGCCCAGATTTTTACTGCCAAACCAGCTTCTTCTCCGGAGTAG
- a CDS encoding NAD(P)H-binding protein: MSDTLIVGATGLVGQSVVVHAAEPLTILARREIADLPARHRLIVAPPERWPDIVAAEKPATVISCLGTTIRQAGSQPAFRAVDHDLVLAVAEGARKAGSTHLISVSSVGANAKAGNFYLRTKGEAEDGLRKLGFDRLDLLRPGLLTGDRQGPPRLGEGLAMIAAPLSDALLHGSLRRYRSIPAEKVAKAIGALVGNPAPGAHIHENDAIRALAD; encoded by the coding sequence ATGTCTGACACGCTGATCGTCGGGGCGACCGGGCTCGTCGGCCAGTCGGTCGTCGTGCATGCTGCGGAGCCTCTGACGATCCTTGCACGGCGTGAGATTGCCGATCTTCCGGCGCGTCACCGGCTGATCGTCGCCCCGCCCGAGCGCTGGCCGGATATTGTCGCGGCCGAAAAGCCGGCGACGGTGATCTCGTGCCTCGGGACGACGATCCGGCAGGCCGGTTCGCAGCCGGCCTTTCGTGCGGTCGATCACGATCTGGTGCTTGCGGTCGCCGAGGGGGCGAGGAAAGCTGGCAGCACCCATCTGATTTCGGTGAGTTCGGTCGGAGCAAATGCGAAGGCCGGTAATTTCTATCTTCGTACCAAGGGCGAGGCCGAGGATGGTCTGCGCAAGCTGGGTTTCGACCGGCTTGACTTGCTGCGTCCGGGGCTGCTGACGGGCGACCGGCAGGGGCCGCCGCGGTTGGGTGAAGGGCTTGCGATGATCGCCGCGCCGCTATCCGATGCGCTGCTTCACGGATCGCTACGGCGCTACCGTTCGATTCCTGCGGAAAAGGTCGCAAAAGCGATCGGCGCTCTGGTCGGCAATCCGGCGCCGGGCGCGCATATCCACGAAAACGACGCGATCCGCGCGCTCGCCGATTGA
- a CDS encoding ABA4-like family protein: MGWNSVYLAANYWAFAGWALLAFAPRSPRILSAIMYAGVFLLCLLYLVLIAGFLSGGIDPGGASGGDFSSITGVMKLFDTPGGATLGWVHYLAFDLFTGMWIARDADAKGFSRIVQFPFLFLTLMVGPVGLFLWLIVRERRARAQAKG, encoded by the coding sequence ATGGGTTGGAACAGCGTCTATCTGGCGGCGAATTACTGGGCTTTCGCGGGCTGGGCGCTGCTCGCCTTCGCACCCCGCAGCCCGCGGATATTGTCGGCGATCATGTATGCGGGCGTGTTCCTGCTCTGCCTTCTCTATCTGGTGCTGATCGCCGGCTTCCTTTCGGGCGGGATCGATCCGGGCGGCGCGAGCGGCGGCGACTTCTCCTCGATCACAGGCGTGATGAAGCTGTTCGACACGCCGGGCGGGGCGACGCTCGGGTGGGTGCATTACCTCGCCTTCGACCTGTTCACCGGCATGTGGATCGCGCGTGACGCCGACGCGAAGGGCTTCAGCCGGATCGTGCAATTTCCTTTTCTGTTCCTGACGCTTATGGTCGGGCCGGTCGGCCTGTTCCTGTGGCTGATCGTGCGCGAACGGCGCGCTCGGGCGCAAGCGAAGGGATGA
- the gcvPA gene encoding aminomethyl-transferring glycine dehydrogenase subunit GcvPA — MRYLPLTSDDRTAMLAAVGASSIDDLFVDVPTEARFDGTIPGLPNHASELAVERHMAALARRNVAAGDGPFFLGAGAYRHHVPSSVDHLIQRGEFLTAYTPYQPEIAQGTLQMLFEFQSQVARLLGTDVANASMYDGSTACWEAIVMARRVTKRGKALLSTGLHPHYRSVARTMAKYTGDVLVDGDPSLEAGTDWAALAQAIDKETSCVVVQYPDILGRIDDMTALANACQSAGALLIAVVTEPVALGLIKAPGEMGADIVVGEGQSIGVGLQFGGPYVGLFACKAKHVRQMPGRLCGKTVDANGKRGFVLTLSTREQHIRREKATSNICTNSGLCALAFSIHMTLLGEAGLRQLAAINHNRAKLAAAELAKVPGVSVMNGGFFNEFTLLLPTAARPVVHQLAEKGVLGGVSLGRLYPGNDGLANGLVVAVTETVTEEDIAAFAAALKEVLA; from the coding sequence ATGCGTTATCTTCCCCTGACCAGCGACGACCGGACGGCGATGCTCGCCGCCGTCGGCGCGTCGTCGATCGACGATCTGTTCGTCGACGTGCCCACCGAGGCGCGGTTCGACGGTACGATCCCCGGCCTGCCGAACCATGCGAGCGAGCTTGCGGTCGAGCGCCATATGGCGGCGCTGGCACGTCGCAACGTGGCGGCGGGCGACGGCCCCTTCTTCCTCGGCGCCGGCGCGTATCGCCATCATGTGCCTTCGAGCGTCGATCACCTGATCCAGCGCGGCGAGTTCCTGACCGCCTACACTCCCTATCAGCCCGAGATCGCGCAGGGCACGCTGCAGATGCTGTTCGAATTCCAGAGCCAGGTCGCCCGCCTGCTCGGCACCGACGTCGCCAATGCGTCGATGTACGACGGCTCGACGGCCTGCTGGGAAGCGATCGTCATGGCGCGGCGTGTCACCAAGCGGGGCAAGGCTTTGCTCTCGACGGGCCTCCATCCGCACTATCGCAGCGTCGCGCGGACGATGGCGAAATATACCGGCGATGTGCTCGTCGACGGTGACCCCAGCCTTGAGGCCGGGACCGACTGGGCGGCGCTGGCGCAGGCGATCGACAAGGAGACGAGCTGCGTCGTCGTCCAGTATCCCGACATTCTCGGCCGTATCGACGACATGACCGCGCTCGCGAACGCGTGCCAGTCGGCAGGCGCGCTGCTGATCGCCGTGGTCACCGAGCCCGTCGCGCTCGGCCTGATCAAGGCGCCGGGCGAGATGGGCGCCGACATCGTCGTCGGTGAAGGCCAGTCCATCGGCGTCGGTCTGCAGTTCGGCGGACCTTATGTGGGCCTCTTCGCGTGCAAGGCGAAACATGTTCGCCAGATGCCGGGGCGTCTGTGCGGCAAGACGGTCGATGCGAATGGCAAGCGCGGCTTCGTGCTGACGCTCTCGACGCGCGAGCAGCATATTCGCCGCGAGAAGGCGACGAGCAATATCTGCACCAATTCGGGGCTTTGCGCGCTGGCCTTCAGCATTCACATGACCCTGCTCGGCGAGGCGGGCCTGCGCCAGCTCGCTGCGATCAACCACAACCGCGCGAAGCTGGCTGCCGCCGAACTGGCCAAGGTTCCCGGGGTGTCGGTGATGAACGGCGGCTTCTTCAACGAATTCACGCTGCTGTTGCCGACGGCGGCGCGGCCGGTCGTTCATCAGCTTGCCGAAAAGGGCGTGCTTGGCGGTGTGTCGCTCGGGCGCCTCTATCCCGGCAATGACGGTCTCGCGAACGGTCTTGTCGTCGCGGTGACCGAAACGGTGACCGAAGAGGATATCGCCGCCTTTGCCGCGGCGCTGAAGGAGGTGCTGGCATGA
- the gcvT gene encoding glycine cleavage system aminomethyltransferase GcvT, with translation MTETEFAGEEAVETATLPLDAWHRAKGGRMVEFAGYWMPIQYEGIMAEHLWVRENAGLFDVSHMGQLAISGEGAADALETLVPGDISALKPGRMRYSLLLAEDGGILDDLMITNEGDQFGIVVNGAVKWEDIGHLRENLPDDINLNHNEDYGLLALQGPKAVDALARLVPEAAGLVFMQAARATWNGHAIGLSRSGYTGEDGFEISLPNEALEAFADALCAMEEVKPIGLGARDSLRLEAGLPLYGHDLNDEVDPVEGDLAFAISKRRREEHGFPGAARILGHLEDGPPRKRVGLLVDGKLPVREGAKLFDGNTEIGVVTSGGFAPSVGAPIAMGYVPRDHAVPGKAIAAEVRGKRVHCTVAAMPFVPHNYVRKQGG, from the coding sequence ATGACCGAAACGGAATTTGCAGGCGAAGAGGCGGTCGAGACCGCGACCCTGCCGCTCGATGCCTGGCACCGCGCCAAGGGCGGCCGCATGGTCGAGTTCGCCGGATACTGGATGCCGATCCAGTATGAAGGCATCATGGCCGAGCATCTGTGGGTCCGCGAAAACGCCGGCCTGTTCGACGTCAGCCATATGGGCCAGTTGGCCATTTCCGGCGAGGGCGCTGCCGACGCACTCGAAACGCTCGTCCCCGGCGACATCTCGGCGCTCAAGCCGGGCCGCATGCGCTATTCGCTGCTGCTGGCCGAGGACGGTGGCATTCTCGACGATCTGATGATCACCAATGAAGGCGACCAGTTTGGAATCGTCGTCAATGGCGCGGTCAAGTGGGAGGACATCGGGCACCTGCGCGAGAATCTGCCCGACGATATCAACCTCAATCACAATGAGGATTATGGCCTGCTCGCGCTGCAGGGGCCCAAAGCGGTCGATGCCCTTGCGCGGCTGGTGCCCGAGGCGGCAGGGCTGGTCTTCATGCAGGCGGCGCGCGCGACCTGGAACGGCCATGCGATCGGCCTTAGTCGCTCGGGCTATACCGGCGAGGACGGTTTCGAGATTTCGCTGCCGAACGAGGCGCTCGAAGCTTTCGCCGACGCGCTCTGCGCGATGGAAGAGGTCAAGCCGATCGGTCTCGGCGCCCGCGATTCGCTCCGCCTCGAGGCCGGGCTGCCCCTTTATGGGCACGACCTCAACGACGAGGTCGATCCGGTCGAAGGCGACCTCGCTTTTGCGATCAGCAAGCGCCGCCGCGAGGAGCATGGCTTCCCCGGCGCCGCGCGCATCCTCGGTCACCTCGAGGACGGCCCGCCGCGCAAGCGCGTCGGCCTGCTTGTCGACGGCAAGCTGCCCGTGCGCGAGGGCGCGAAGCTGTTCGACGGCAACACCGAAATCGGCGTCGTGACCTCGGGCGGTTTTGCTCCCAGCGTCGGCGCGCCGATCGCGATGGGCTATGTTCCGCGCGATCATGCCGTACCCGGCAAGGCGATCGCTGCCGAGGTTCGTGGCAAACGGGTGCATTGCACCGTCGCCGCGATGCCCTTCGTTCCGCATAATTATGTCCGCAAACAGGGAGGCTGA
- the gcvPB gene encoding aminomethyl-transferring glycine dehydrogenase subunit GcvPB yields the protein MTALNRAGWRPEMTAGGADDNVTFTGNRALMLEEPLIFEIGSSETTGVDFDEAAPAADIGALARSAPIGLPGLSESETVRHYTRLSRQNYAIDLGLFPLGSCTMKHNPRLNEKVARMPGFADAHPLQPQETVQGAYAVIHELAEWLVTLTGMHSVAMSPKAGAHGELCGILCIKAAIEARGEDRRVLLVPESAHGTNPATAAFAGFTVEDIPATAEGRVDLAALKARLGPDVAGVMVTNPNTCGLFERDMKAISDAVHAAGGYVYCDGANFNAIVGRVRPGDLGVDAMHINLHKTFSTPHGGGGPGSGPVVLSEALAPFAPLPFVTKQADGGFRLIEEESAGEDHPETFGRMTAFHGQMGMFTRALTYILSHGADGLKQVAEDAVLNANYILRNLDDVLDAPFGFSGPCMHEALFSDKGLAEGFSTLDVAKGLIDEGYHPMTVYFPLVVHGAMLVEPTETESKAVLDQFIGALRSIALRAKNGDPALKSAPHFAPRARLDETKAARNPVLAWSEPAVAPGVPVASEVGGG from the coding sequence ATGACCGCGCTCAACCGCGCCGGCTGGCGCCCCGAAATGACTGCCGGCGGCGCCGACGACAATGTCACCTTCACCGGCAACCGCGCGCTGATGCTCGAAGAGCCGTTGATCTTCGAGATCGGCTCGAGCGAGACGACCGGCGTCGATTTCGACGAGGCCGCGCCGGCAGCAGATATCGGTGCTCTTGCGCGCTCGGCCCCCATCGGTCTGCCCGGGCTCAGCGAGTCCGAGACGGTGCGCCATTACACCCGCCTGTCGCGCCAGAATTACGCGATCGACCTTGGCCTGTTCCCGCTTGGCAGCTGCACGATGAAGCACAACCCGCGCCTCAACGAAAAGGTCGCGCGGATGCCGGGCTTCGCCGACGCGCACCCGCTGCAGCCACAGGAGACGGTGCAGGGCGCCTATGCCGTCATCCACGAACTCGCCGAATGGCTGGTGACGCTCACCGGCATGCACAGCGTCGCGATGTCGCCCAAGGCGGGCGCGCATGGTGAGCTGTGCGGCATCCTCTGCATCAAGGCGGCGATCGAGGCGCGCGGCGAAGACCGTCGCGTGCTGCTCGTGCCCGAAAGCGCGCATGGCACCAACCCCGCGACCGCGGCCTTCGCGGGCTTCACGGTCGAGGATATTCCGGCAACCGCCGAAGGCCGCGTCGATCTGGCGGCGCTCAAGGCGCGTCTCGGCCCCGACGTTGCCGGCGTGATGGTCACCAACCCCAATACTTGCGGCCTGTTCGAACGCGACATGAAGGCGATCTCGGACGCGGTCCACGCCGCGGGCGGCTACGTCTATTGCGACGGCGCGAATTTCAACGCGATCGTCGGCCGCGTGCGCCCCGGCGACCTTGGCGTCGATGCGATGCACATCAATCTGCACAAGACCTTCTCGACCCCGCACGGCGGCGGCGGCCCCGGCTCGGGTCCGGTCGTGCTGTCCGAAGCGCTCGCGCCCTTCGCTCCCTTGCCCTTCGTGACGAAGCAGGCCGATGGCGGCTTCCGCCTGATCGAGGAGGAAAGCGCCGGCGAGGATCATCCCGAAACCTTTGGGCGGATGACCGCCTTCCACGGCCAGATGGGCATGTTCACCCGCGCGCTGACCTATATCCTCAGCCATGGCGCCGACGGGCTGAAGCAGGTTGCCGAGGATGCGGTGCTCAACGCCAACTATATCCTGCGCAATCTCGACGACGTGCTCGACGCGCCGTTCGGTTTCTCGGGGCCGTGCATGCACGAGGCACTGTTCAGCGACAAAGGGCTCGCCGAGGGCTTCTCGACGCTCGACGTCGCGAAGGGGCTGATCGATGAGGGCTATCACCCGATGACGGTCTATTTCCCGCTCGTCGTCCACGGCGCGATGTTGGTCGAACCGACCGAGACCGAGTCGAAGGCGGTGCTAGACCAGTTCATCGGAGCGCTTCGCAGCATTGCGCTGCGCGCGAAGAACGGCGACCCGGCACTGAAGTCGGCGCCGCACTTCGCACCGCGCGCGCGGCTCGACGAGACGAAGGCCGCGCGTAACCCGGTGCTGGCGTGGAGCGAACCCGCGGTCGCGCCGGGCGTGCCGGTCGCGAGCGAAGTCGGGGGCGGCTGA
- a CDS encoding SPOR domain-containing protein, protein MTASYGRARCYAAAFGALLLTTGLCAPAHAFQSTPPDAATKAAMERRTASRALLSSALGRLATNGNDTMALLDAGRASIDLEDYRAAIGFLTRAEQASPRDGAIKAALGSAMVHMENPTRALDYFGEAQLLGAPERLFLADRGLARDLLGQQDAAQRDYQLALSLVPNDETTRRYALSLGISGEPDRAVQLLTPQLRAQDRAAWRLRAMILAMNGRDAEATEIVNATMPPALAQNILPYLTQMDRLNPAQQAAAAHFGRFPSGELGPRRKPVQVAAVAPAPAPTPAPAATGKRGKPSGAASKPTPAPAPAGRLPGPAYAERRVPAVTPAPKPAPAATQPALAASRPTAENPFPSAGGPAPVVVQAGPTAANPFPSAGGPSPTVVRMDGPATPAASGAVAPASGPAPTPAASVATPPSTGAGPVQSAEPVGPGFSIADIGRDSPAAPPPAAAPPTVAAATPQPQVNPAAPLASLAAIADSIEIPPEELAPTDNAIGADTLAKLRDDKKRADAAEAAKRVKDDAAAKAKAEADAKAKAEAAEKKANPARIWVQVATGANAKALATDFGKFAKKSPAVFKGKSGATTEWGKTRRLLVGPFKDRKAAQDWLGDYKKAGGDGFLFNSEAGQDVDPVK, encoded by the coding sequence TTGACCGCCAGCTACGGACGCGCGCGGTGTTATGCCGCCGCGTTCGGTGCGCTGTTGCTGACGACCGGCCTCTGCGCGCCGGCGCATGCCTTTCAGTCCACTCCGCCCGATGCGGCGACCAAGGCCGCGATGGAGCGGCGCACCGCATCGCGGGCGCTGCTGTCCTCCGCGCTCGGCCGTCTTGCGACCAACGGCAACGACACGATGGCGTTGCTCGATGCCGGCCGGGCCTCGATCGACCTTGAGGATTATCGCGCCGCGATCGGCTTTCTGACGCGCGCCGAACAGGCCAGCCCGCGCGACGGTGCGATCAAGGCGGCGCTCGGTTCGGCAATGGTTCACATGGAGAACCCGACCCGGGCCCTCGACTATTTCGGCGAGGCGCAGTTGCTCGGTGCGCCGGAACGGCTCTTCCTTGCCGATCGCGGCCTCGCGCGCGATCTGCTGGGCCAGCAGGACGCCGCGCAGCGGGACTATCAGCTCGCCCTGTCGCTCGTCCCGAATGACGAGACGACGCGCCGCTATGCGTTGTCGCTCGGGATCAGCGGCGAACCCGACCGCGCGGTGCAACTGCTCACACCGCAGCTCCGGGCGCAGGATCGCGCCGCGTGGCGGCTGCGCGCGATGATCCTCGCGATGAACGGTCGCGATGCCGAAGCAACCGAAATCGTCAACGCGACGATGCCACCGGCGCTGGCGCAGAATATCCTGCCATATCTGACGCAAATGGACCGGTTGAACCCCGCACAGCAGGCAGCGGCGGCGCACTTCGGGCGTTTCCCGTCGGGAGAGCTGGGGCCGCGCAGGAAGCCCGTGCAAGTCGCTGCGGTTGCGCCCGCGCCGGCGCCTACCCCCGCACCGGCGGCGACCGGAAAGCGCGGCAAGCCTTCGGGCGCTGCATCGAAGCCGACGCCTGCACCCGCGCCGGCGGGTCGCCTTCCCGGTCCGGCCTATGCCGAGCGACGCGTTCCGGCTGTCACGCCTGCGCCAAAGCCCGCGCCCGCAGCCACGCAGCCCGCACTCGCGGCGAGCAGGCCGACGGCGGAGAATCCCTTTCCGTCGGCGGGTGGGCCGGCGCCCGTCGTCGTTCAGGCCGGGCCTACGGCTGCAAATCCGTTCCCGTCGGCCGGTGGGCCGTCCCCGACGGTCGTCCGGATGGATGGTCCGGCGACGCCTGCAGCTTCCGGGGCGGTCGCACCTGCTTCGGGGCCGGCGCCAACGCCGGCGGCGTCTGTTGCCACGCCTCCGTCGACCGGAGCCGGTCCGGTGCAATCGGCCGAACCTGTCGGTCCGGGCTTCTCGATCGCCGACATCGGCCGCGATTCTCCTGCAGCGCCTCCGCCTGCCGCTGCGCCGCCGACGGTTGCCGCCGCGACGCCGCAGCCGCAGGTCAACCCGGCCGCGCCGTTGGCGTCGCTCGCCGCCATTGCCGATTCGATCGAGATTCCGCCGGAAGAACTGGCGCCGACCGACAATGCGATCGGTGCCGATACCCTGGCGAAACTCCGCGACGACAAGAAGCGCGCCGATGCGGCGGAAGCGGCAAAGCGCGTGAAGGACGACGCCGCGGCGAAAGCGAAGGCCGAGGCAGACGCGAAAGCGAAGGCCGAAGCCGCCGAAAAGAAGGCCAATCCGGCTCGCATCTGGGTGCAGGTTGCAACCGGCGCGAACGCGAAGGCGCTCGCAACCGACTTCGGCAAGTTCGCGAAGAAGAGCCCGGCCGTATTCAAGGGCAAGTCCGGCGCGACCACCGAATGGGGCAAGACACGGCGTCTGCTGGTCGGGCCGTTCAAGGACCGCAAGGCGGCGCAGGACTGGCTTGGCGACTACAAGAAGGCGGGCGGGGACGGTTTCCTGTTCAACAGCGAAGCCGGCCAGGACGTCGACCCGGTCAAGTGA
- a CDS encoding deoxyguanosinetriphosphate triphosphohydrolase, whose product MSTADCASKPENSRGRFHEERGRVVRGPRDVFQRDRDRIIHSIAFRRLRHKTQVFVAPDGDHYRVRLTHSIEVAQIGRGIARALGLNEDLTEALCLAHDIGHPPFGHAGEDALKAAMFEHGGFDHNGHTLRTLARLECPYPLFDGINLTWETLEGLAKHNGPVRHPGWALADIDTEFPLDLRSHASLEAQIAAVADDIAYDNHDIDDGLRAGLLTLDQLMEQPFVAANFREVEARFPAAPRDRLLRELVRDQIGVMVNDVIASTQANVADAGVRSAGEVRAAGRTLGGFSAGLARKERDLKRFMYANLYHHPSQIAAAAGARDVIARLFEAYANDPRLMGDDWSSRLPGEECATVRHIGDYIAGMTDRYATDRYAEIFGRDAVPEALAHV is encoded by the coding sequence GTGAGCACCGCCGACTGCGCCAGCAAACCGGAAAACAGTCGCGGGCGTTTCCATGAAGAGCGCGGCCGCGTCGTGCGCGGACCGCGCGACGTCTTCCAGCGCGACCGCGACCGCATCATCCATTCGATTGCGTTCCGCCGCCTGCGCCACAAGACGCAGGTTTTCGTCGCGCCCGACGGCGATCATTATCGCGTTCGTCTGACCCACAGCATCGAGGTGGCGCAGATCGGCCGCGGGATCGCGCGCGCTCTGGGACTCAATGAGGATCTGACCGAGGCGCTCTGTCTTGCCCATGACATCGGCCATCCGCCGTTCGGCCATGCCGGCGAGGATGCGCTGAAGGCCGCCATGTTCGAGCATGGCGGCTTCGATCACAACGGGCATACGCTTCGTACGCTTGCGCGGCTTGAATGCCCTTATCCGCTGTTCGACGGGATCAACCTGACGTGGGAAACGCTGGAGGGGCTTGCCAAGCATAACGGCCCCGTCCGGCATCCGGGCTGGGCGCTGGCCGATATCGACACCGAATTTCCGCTGGACCTCCGCAGCCATGCGAGCCTCGAGGCGCAGATTGCGGCGGTCGCCGACGACATCGCCTATGACAATCACGACATCGACGATGGACTGCGCGCGGGTTTGCTGACCCTCGACCAGCTGATGGAGCAACCCTTCGTCGCGGCCAATTTCCGCGAGGTCGAGGCGCGTTTTCCGGCCGCGCCGCGCGACCGCCTGCTCCGCGAACTCGTACGCGACCAGATCGGCGTGATGGTCAACGACGTTATCGCCTCGACGCAGGCGAACGTCGCCGACGCCGGCGTGCGGAGTGCCGGCGAGGTGAGGGCCGCGGGCCGCACGCTCGGCGGCTTCTCCGCCGGCCTCGCGCGCAAGGAGCGCGACCTCAAGCGGTTCATGTACGCCAATCTCTACCACCACCCATCGCAGATCGCCGCGGCAGCGGGCGCCAGGGATGTTATCGCCCGGCTGTTCGAAGCCTATGCGAACGATCCGCGGCTGATGGGCGACGACTGGTCCTCGCGGTTGCCTGGCGAAGAATGCGCGACAGTGCGCCATATCGGCGACTATATTGCCGGGATGACCGACCGTTATGCCACCGATCGCTATGCCGAAATCTTCGGACGCGATGCGGTACCGGAGGCGCTTGCCCATGTCTGA